The DNA region ctaagctaaaatttttacgtcgctacaagttgctatttctttgttgttttaattttattttcttgttgttttctccctatgttgctactattttactattatgttactactattttattgttatggtttgaatattgtataacacttgttttattgttaattttgttattattttaaagttatttgctTGTTAAGATGTATctatcttaatttattttaagatatttggatgaattctaaaaaaaaaagatattgaaGGATTTGACACAATCAGTCacctataaaaatattttaaaaaaatttgaaaaatttcaattaaaaagtAATTTTGAATCCACATTTgagaatcaaagaaaaaaaattgagttcaATAAGATTGTGTTCTAGTGTTTTTTACAATAAttccattaatttttaaaatgaatcgaaaactttaaaaatgattttaatgacAATTAATCAAAAGCATTTTCCATGTAGTTTGGCATGACAAGTCCATTTCATATCAATTTGATTGCTTATAGAAATATCCTTTTACTTttgcattcaatcaaattttggcAGGATAGTTTGGCAtcttaattttacatttaatcaaaatttggAAGGGCAGTTTGGCATTGCAATCTCTTACACAAATTCTATATAAACCCTATCTCATGCAATACAAAACAATCATAAACAAAACTATATATCTTAAAAAggaatcaaatatatacataatggGGGAGAAATATGGGTGTTGATATTCTGTTTGGTGTTGGGGATCCTCGTTAGTCCCTCACGTCAAGTTGTTACAGTACTCATTCCGATTGGGTTAAAGTATACGTTTTTCTTTACTACCTGCGACGCCAACGGATCCTCCCCTGAAGACTGCATTTAACATTGCCTGATGTCGAAAGCACTAGTGGACAGAGGCAAATGTAAGAGGCTGGCAGGGGTCGCACCCCCtccaaaaatggaaatttatTGTTTTGGCcctttggaaaaaaattaaaattttaaattaataatggtaaaattgcactttggcccctctaatattatgaaaatttaatttttctttttttctttttatattaatattttatagtaagtaagtatgtatatGAACTTAACAatctgttttgtttttattagttGCAAGGAAAGTTGCAGGCTGTGTCAATACTTGCATAGAGAGATGCGCCATGAAGAACTGATGATATCGCCtatggataaaataataataaaaggccTTGAATAACATTTagtctaaatgaaaaaaaataataattcgacTGCTGCCgtattttcaattttatatttgctcaaatagtattaaaaaaagtaataatataaCTATATCTGAactttttatatgtttttctttATACCGTGCCTACTTTTATTTATAATCTATCTCAATGCCAAtccttaaaatagaaaaagaaatacatTTAATCATGTTCAGGACCCATCCTTCTAATTTTTCCAATAACAATATTGTTAATTGAGCTAAGCCTTAATCGACAtctatttgtttttttgtttttttaggtaTTCTCAGTCTTCTGTTAAAATTATTGACATGAACTGATCACTAATCAATAAAAGTTGATATAGTCGACAAAGAATGATAGTAATGTACAATAATTGGATTTGAACTTAAGATACCattatttttaatacttaaatttaccatttcaattaaaatttatgtaggttttacataattttttaaaaatatgtttcttaaatattttttttcattcagatgcttgccataattttaatATCTATACTATATACAAAGTGGTTGATTAAGTTGATTTATGCGTAACTTGACACCAATTAAGctataaaagtattaaaatacatttactttaaaggataattaagattattataataatattttcatcttatcatatttttatacaatctttcaaataaaaaaattacaaaaatagtttgAGAATTGAGCTAGACCTGCTCATGGGTCGAGCCACCCAACTCGGCCCAAAGGCCTGTCAAAAAAGTAtaagggtttgggcaaaaatttggcttgaaaaatgggcttggaaaaAAAATAAGTCCCGTTTAAAAAACAGGTCGGGCCTCTAGTAAGACATTTTTAGCTTGGGTCCGACCTGACTAGCCCAAATTCATAAAAGGACAAAAAAGCtgctattttttgttgttttaattttattttcttgttcttttctctctattgtgctactatttcactattatgttactatttttttgttgttattgtttgaatattgtataacacttgttttattgttaattttattattattttaaagttatttccttgttaagttgcatctatcttaatttattttaagatatttGGATGAATtctaaataagaataaaaaaaacattaaaggaTTTGGCACAATCAGTTacctataaaaatattttttaaaaaaaagaagagaatttggaaattttcatttaaaaagtaattttgaATCTACAtttgaaaatcaaagaaaaagtttGAGTTTAATAAGATTGTGTTCTAGTGTTTTTGACAATAAttccattaatttttaaaataaatcgaaaactttatatatgattttaatgGCAATTAATCAAAAGCATTTTCCATATAGTTTGGCATGACAAGTCCATTTCATCTCAATTTGATTATTTATAGAAATGTCCtcttaattttgcattcaatcaAAATTTGGCAAGATAGTTTGACAtcttaattttgcattcaatcaAAATTTGGCAAGACAGTTTGACAtcttaattttgcattcaatcaaattttagTAGGGCAGTTTGGCATGACAATCTCCTACACAAAATCTATCTAAACCATATTTTATGCAATGTAAAACAATCATCAACAAATCTATATATCTTAAAAGggaatcaaatatatacataatgagGGAAAAATCGGGGgtgttgattttttatttggtgttggAGATCCTCGTTGGCCCCTCACATCAAGTTGTTACAGCACTTATCCCGATTGGGTTAAATTATACGCTTTACTTTACTACTTGCGTCGCCAACGGATCCTCCACTGAAGACTGCATTCAACATTGCCTGGTGTCAGAAGCACTGGTGGATAGAGGCAAATGCAGGGGGCTAGCGGGGGCCCcagcccccctaaaatggaaaattgttgtttttgccctttagaaaattttaaaattttaaattagtaaaggtaaaattccactttggccctctaaaattataaaaatttagtttagtcctttaaaaattataaatatatagactattaaaaattaaaatttcatttcgcCCCCTGTTGGTGGAGACTATTGAAGACACCCACCACACTAGCAGCTCAACGTTCTGCACACTTGGGTGTGTCGCCACCATGTGTTCAAAGCAGCCAAGGGAAGTTtggcaatttttcttttttatttttatattaatatttgatggTAAGTAAATATGCATATGAACTCAGCGGTTTGTGTTTTTTTTGTTAGTTGCAAGGGAAGTTGTAGGCTGTGTTAATACTTTCATAGAGAGATGCGCCATGAAGAACTGATGATATCGTctattaatgaaataataataaaaggccTTGAATTACATCtagtctaaataaaaaaaaaacatgatttgGCTGCTGATgcattttcaattttatatttgcccaaatagtataaaaaataataatataactacatctaaactttttatatgtttttctttATATTGTGCCTACTATTTATAATCTATCTCAATCTCAATCTCAATCTCAAtccttaaaatagaaaaagaaatacatTTAATCATGTTTAAATACTCGTCATTCTAATTTTTCCAATAACAATAGATTTATTAAGCTAAGCCTTAATCAACATCTATTTGTGTTTGTTTTTTTAAGCATTCTTAGTCTTCtattaaaatgatcgaaataAACTGATCACCAATCAATAAAAGTTAATATAGTCGACAAAAAATGATAGTAATATacaataattggatttgaatttaagatacaattatttttaatacttaaatttaccatttcaattaaaatttatgtaatttttacataatttttaaaaaatatatttcttaaATAGTTTTTTCAGTTAAATGCTCGCCATAATTTTAAtatctatactatatataaagTGGTTGATTAAGTTGGTTTATGAGTAACTGGACACCAATTAAGctataaaagtattaaaatacATTTACTTTAAAggatagttaatattattataataatatttttatcttatcatatttttatataaccGAGCTAGACTTGCTTACGGGTCGGGCCACCCAGCTTGGCCCAAAAGCCCGCCcaaaaagtgagagggtttgggtaaaaatataagctcgaaaaatgagttttgaaaaaaaaaaggcccgtttaaaaaacgagTCAGGCTTCTGGGAAGACTTTTTTTCCTGGGCCCGACCCAGTTGGCCTGAATTCACAAAAGGACAAAAAAACtactattttttgttgttttaatgttattttcttattgttttctccgtATGTTgctatcattttactattatattgctactattttgttgttattgtttgaatattgtataacacttgttttattgttaattttgttattattttagagttatttgcttgttaagttgcatctatcttaatttattttaagatatttggatgaattctaaataaaaaaaagatattaaAGGATTTGACATAATCAGTTacctataaaaatattttattttattttttttgaaaaatttcatttaaaaagtGATTTTGAATCCGCATTTgagaatcaaagaaaaaaatttgagtaTTGTGTTCTAGTGCTTTTTACAATAAttccattaatttttaaaatgaattgaaaactttaaatatgattttaatgaCAATTAATCAAAAGCTTTTTCCATATAGTTTGGCATGACAAGTCTATTTCATATCAATTTGATTGTTTATAGAAATGTCTCTTATTTTTGCATTTAATCAAATTTTGGCAAGATAGTTTGgcatattaatttaatattcaatcaaattttggCAGGACAGTTTGGCATGGCAATTTCTTacacaaaatttatataaatcctATCTTATGCAATGCAAAACAATCATCAACAAAACTATATATCTTAAAAGggaatcaaatatatacataatgagGGAGAAATCATGGGTGTTGATATTCTATTTGGTTTTGGCAGTTAAAGTATACGTGTTTTACCACTTGCGTCAACAATGGATCCTCCTCTGAAGACTGCATTCAACATTGTCTGGTGTCGAAAGCACTAGTGGAGACTATCGAGGACACTCACCACACTAGCAACTCAACGTTCTGTACACTTGGATGTGCCGCCATCATGTGTTTAAGGCTAAGCAGCCAAGGGAAGCCTgatagtttttcctttttttttatattaatatttgatagTTATGCATATAAACTCAACGATTTATGTTGTGTTTATTAGTTACAAGGGAAGTGACAGGTTATATCAATACTTGCATAAAGAGATGCGTggtgataataaaaaaattcatataaaaaactgttcattttactaataattattcattaatttatttttaatataaaatatttacattcacctaaattataaaatctaattaataataaaaaatttaaattcaaatattaaaaaaggaaaaagtataAATAGCTCATCTGTTTTTTTGAACGAAACAAATTTCTCATCAGTTGTTTCCATTCCATCTTTAAAAGTCTGCATCTCAAAGTGGCTCACTGTCCCACACTGCCACTCGACGCTCTCTCAGCCTCTCAACACTTCCCCACCTTCCAATTGCCTACGTCGACGCTCTTTCTCCTCCAACTCCCCAATCtctaccatttattttatttcttacttTATTATACTTGTCGATAAGAACCAAAAAGGAAACtagaaaaaagattaaaaaaattccGTATCTATTTCAATATCCTTCAACGACTCAAcattccctaattttttttttgtacttgtttgggttttttaatttagttaaaggTGATGTTCAAAACCAACAATGTCACTTCCCGAATTTTCGAGCGTCAAATTCGAACCCCTGCGCCTGGAACCAGTGTATGGTCATTTCCCCAACCTTTATTtctatattttgatgtttatatttttattgccCACCACCTGTTTGATGATTTGTCTCAATTGCAGGTTCACTCTGCTAGGAGATTTTACGAGAATTTAGTTCCTAGTTTTACGATATATGATGTGGAATGTCCGGACCATTCGTTTTTTAAATTCACGGATGATGGTCAGTACTTTGTGTGTTTCAGTAGGAACCGTCAGGATTTGATTGTGTATAGGCCGACATGGCTTTCGTTTTCGTGTAAAGGAGAAGATTGTGATAATAACCAGGAACTCCCTCCCCAAGTTAAGAGGTTTGAGAGTTTCTTCACACAGTTATATGTTAAACCACTTGCTTCCTGCAACGAGCTTATATGTAAAGACTTCTTTCTCTACATGGAGAGTAATCAATTCGGAATCTTCGCTACTTCGACCGCACAAATTCAAGATGCTCGTGGCACGGATGGTGCAATCCTTGGGGTCCCATCATTTGAAAAAATCACTATTCACCTCTTCAGGTTTGTACTCTGCACTGTTCTTTGCCAAATTCAAGATGAACATTGCATTTGTTATAGAATCCTTACTATAGATGGGTTGAGGGGATTTTGACCTGCATGGGAGAAGTCTGTAACGTGTCATCTGCATGAAACAAGAGCCATGCCAGGTTTATGGAGTGGGAGAACCTTTACCCACTAAGGAAACCTGAGCATTTGCGCTTACACCCAGGCCCAATACTGGAACTGTTGAGGGTATCCGGCACTTCGCAGACTTCTGCTCAAGTAGCCAAAATCCACTCAACAAGATGGTAATTTAAGCAGTACTGATGGGCTATTTGTTAGAATTTCCCCAAAAGGATTTTGAATTATTCTTTTAGGAAATTTACTAGTAGAAATAGTTTATTTGTTAATGCTATGGAGTTCTattcttgattttgagtttgtaATTCAATCAGGTTGGAAGATGGGTTTAAGCTAGATGAGAAGGTATTTCACAATGATTGTGTCAATCTTACCCATAATATGGGTGCCTTCTTGTATGATGATTTGCTGGCAGTTGTGTCGCTTCGTTATCAAACAATACACATTCTTCAAATCAGGGACTCCGGGAACCTTGTTGATGTGCGAGCTATCGGCGCATACTGTCGTGAAGATGACGAGCTTTTTATAAATTCCAGTTCTCaggcaataatttttttttcttttatgttctctATCTGAGTTTTATTATGTTTGGCAAGTATTGCATAGGTTAGCTTAGGCATCATTGATTCCACTTCAACTGTTCTTACTTTCTTACTGGTAAATTGAAGTTATTGGGTTTTTTCACTCATTGGTTTCCTACTAGTCtgaaaacttttcaatttagggATACTTTTGTGTATGTAAATGTTTTGGGCGCAAAAGGCTTTCTCCATACCATGTATCTCTGGACTCTGCCCATAGTGTTCATTGTTTTAGTTGCTAAACCTGAGAGGCTACATCAAGGTGGAGTTTCTGAGCTAACTATCTAACTATTGATGATAAAGTTTCTCAACTTCTAACAAAAGTTAACTGCATCAGTTGGCGGGTAATCGCGGAGATCTTGTAGATAATGGTACAAATCATGACCAGCCTAATTCAAACAATTCTTTTTTGAGTGGTATCAAACAACGCTTACTTTCATTCATCTTCCGAGAAATATGGAGTGAAGAAACAGATCAAACCCAGGTTACCTTTCTGCACTTGCAAagtaacttttattttgttttgctcatgtttaattatattctttTGAAGTTACTTTTGTTTTCACATCACTTTATATTATCAGTATTCTAAGAATCTTTAGGAAGAGTTTCAGAAATAGTTTTATCTCTTGAATTTCAGAGATTTAattgtaatgttttttttttttttttttgctatatcAGAGGGTCCAATGCTTAAAGAAGAAGTTTTATTTCCATTTCCAGGACTATGTTGATTTGGTGATCTTGAAGgtagaattttaatttattttatcttctACACACTTGTGCTGCTGTTTCCCACAAGTCAAAGGAAATTATTTGTCTATTCCGTTTTAAGTCCTTTGATATAGGATGATTAAAGTCTTATTTAGTTGACGGAAATGTAACAAATTTATGCACAACTCTTGGAAAGGTACAATTCTTGGACCGGCATCATCTGCTTATCAAGTTTGGTAGTGTTGATGTAGGGGTAAGATTTTGTTGCTTTTGCTTGTACATATGTTACTTGAATTTCGTTGTGAGTGTAGGAAACCGGTATGTGTTTGTAATGGGTCTGTCCAATTTTTTCCAGGACTTTCATGTATTTGGAGTCTTTGAAGCATCATATCCCTGTACCCATGTCTGGATATGTGTTTTGTCAAACACGAAAACTTCAAGAGAAATGAAGAGTCAGAGCAACATGTGCCTTAGACAATAGTAATAATAGGGCCTAAAATATTTAAGGAAATATATTGTAGTCTCTTGatgaaagaatttcaaaattcatatttcTTTATCATAAAGCCCTCAATAGCCCTTTATGGATTGTTATTCTGGCTGTGCTTTATATAGAAATATTTGATTGAAATACATTATGATTTGTTGACTTGAAAATTTCAGGCATCACGCAACACTGACCAACTTCCAGCTTTCTTTGCTGTATATAATATGGAGACAACTGAAATTGTTGCATTCTATCAGGTATTAtttcattattgttttgtttgttttgtcTTCTTTGTTGAATTCTCGAACATTGACATTATATATTACTTCATTCAGAATGCAGCAGATGAACTTTACCTTCTCTTTGAGCGGTTCTGTGACCACTTCCACGCAACATCAATAAATTCAATGTATATGAATTTCATATCTTCTCACTCAAATAATATTCATGCTCTTGAACAACTAAAGAGCATGAAGAATAAAGCCACCAGTATCTCACAGGTGTTAATTTCTCTATCTGAATTTGTTACTAGTCTACCCTTTTACAGTTTTCTTGTATATTTTATGGAATTCCCTTTGGATATTTTTCCTTGTCAGGATTCTGCCAGGCATGATAATGCGTTGCTGGATACCATTTCCAGCATAGTATTTTAAGTCTTCATCTTCAATTTTGTATGCCTAATTGCCTGATGACTCTTCTGCAGTTTGTAAAGAAGATGCTGTCCTCGTTGCCTTTAAATTGTCAATCAATGAGTCCTTCTCCCTACTTTGATCAGTCTCTCTTCCGATTTGATGAAAAGGTTTGATTCATTGGCTGCTAGTATATTCCCATGCTTTCTACCTCGTTGTTTAAGTCCATAATTTCTTTATGTCATTGCGGGCATTTGAGGGGCCATAGTTTCTCTTTCTTCAATGTATGCCTTCCCTCTTCTTATTGTTTATCTGCCCCTTCAAACCTGGTTGATCAGCCCCTCACCATTTTCTGGCATGTTCTTGCAGCTAATCTCTGCAACTGACCGGCCCAGACAATCGACAGATCATCCCATCAGGTTCAATTCTAGGAGGCAAGGAGACATTCTCAAATTTAAGATCAAGACAGGTAATGCTTTTTCTTCGTGTTATCCCAATTACTTAAACTCGTGGTTTTTCCGCCCAACCTTTTTTTGTCATATATAGcttaatcaaaattttctttccatttataTGTCCCGTAGTTGAATAGTATGAAAAAGTATTAATGGTCTAAACCTTTTCGGTTTAGGCCCTGAATTTGGCAGCGCGGATGGCCGGAGCAAAAAGTATTCgcatttcctcttccatcctGTTTGGCCATTGGCTCTCTCCTTCATCCAGCCATCTTTGTTCTTGCCACCGTCAGCGGTGAATATTCACTTCCGGCGATAAGATTTTAGTAAGTATTTGCTTTGGTAGCCACTATCTTCTCCTCCCTTTTTGAAATGCCCTGAGCTAGTCTTGtagtttgataaatattattttgtatatttgaTACTTAGGTAGTTGATAGTTCATGACTTAATAATGGGTAAATTATAGATGATTGTAACCCTACCCAAACTGTAAAAATCTATGTTGCTTTTCTTCTTATAGTTGAACTTGACCTAGTAATTTTAGACtcagaaaaagtaattaaaatataacataaactACGATTCAAATGATATCACCAACGTGGTATAAGTAGTACATGCAACATGTCAAAATTTAGGCGAGTGTTGAATGTATGAATTCTTTTTGGTTCTATTATGCGCTGAATGATATTTTAGAGAAAACAAGAATTGGTTAGCACATTGGTTTAAAAAAGAGGTTGAATCGGTTGACTCGTAAATTAATACGAACAGTTggatcaatattttttatttttataattttttaatcaaattaaatctatCGATCAAATTAATTGGATTGAGACTTGGTGGTTTGATTAGTCCGATTACAAAGATTGACAAAaggttaaaattgaaaatttttatttattatgtaaaagTCATTTcactttttgaagtttttttataaaataatatcctaaggaatatttattattttgttaattttatttgtaaaggCTAAAATTTTGGTTATGTAAGGCACCACACATCCTTAAATTATGACTTTTATTCTAAATTTATCCTTCAAAATGTTCTAAATCCTAATTGCATCTTAAactattaattaggttttttgtcaaattttatatagttaaatttaaaataaaaaaactaaacaaatAGAATGTAGTTATAtaactttctttaaaaaaaaattatacaacttctataaaaaattcaaaaatctcaaaattaatatttttaaaacatctatttttgtaatatttattttaaattttatcacatcatttaataattaaattaataattttattaaaaaattgatataatggATATAATTTCGATAATTTAAAGGATATAATTAAAACAGTTTGAACTTTATggattatcaatatatatttaaaaacttacGTGCTAAACATTATCTATTATTctccataatttttaaaaaaaatttacctacgtatatataaattttcaaaacaaaatgtaTTTCGTGAATGTGTGGgacatttaaactttttttaataaatttaataaataataattaaaatatataattatctaAAAACAATTGCTTTTTTGATagttatttttctattatagataaatttcttttttgaaaatattatagatggtatgtaatttttttattatatcaaaaagaaaaaaaagtcagtagcattatcattttttttatcgaAAAGacttattattttgagtaataaattaataaattaataaatttatttttattttacaattgatataaaaatatcaaaaagaaaaaaaaaacggtGATTGGATTGAAAAAAGGTTGCCTGAGAAGGAATCACCATAACCTTCGATCAACGATTCCGGTTATCTCAACGAACATTCCGGCAGCCGCCATAGTCGCCGGCTCCGTCCTTTGGTGAGTTTCATTTTCGCTAGAACACCGTTTTCCGTTTGTTTTAAACCTTTTCAAGTCTCCAAATTATTCACATTTCGATTAATGGCAATATTTGAAATCAATAAACAATTGAAATTCTGAAGCTGATCTACCAGATTAATCGTACGAGTCGAACTGTAGGGAGGCCTCTGATCGCAATTCGATCTCGGATTATCATAATCTCCGAGTTTTCTCCACAGCTGGTGTGAGATCTTAAATATATTAAGAATATAAGAAAAAGGaacgagtttttttttttttgtatgtcgCCATCTATTTATTTCTCCGTGGTTGTGAATTTTGTTGGTGACAATTACGGAGCTAAAGCGCGTGAACGAACATGCCGAAAAGTGGGAGTCTATCGAGGAGTTGTAACAGTCCGTCAGTGAGAGTGTCTTCATCTCCGTCGCAGTCGCCGTCTCCGCTGTCCCAGCAGTCGCTGAGGCGGCTGA from Gossypium hirsutum isolate 1008001.06 chromosome A04, Gossypium_hirsutum_v2.1, whole genome shotgun sequence includes:
- the LOC107949219 gene encoding light-mediated development protein DET1 isoform X2 yields the protein MFKTNNVTSRIFERQIRTPAPGTSVHSARRFYENLVPSFTIYDVECPDHSFFKFTDDGQYFVCFSRNRQDLIVYRPTWLSFSCKGEDCDNNQELPPQVKRFESFFTQLYVKPLASCNELICKDFFLYMESNQFGIFATSTAQIQDARGTDGAILGVPSFEKITIHLFRLEDGFKLDEKVFHNDCVNLTHNMGAFLYDDLLAVVSLRYQTIHILQIRDSGNLVDVRAIGAYCREDDELFINSSSQLAGNRGDLVDNGTNHDQPNSNNSFLSGIKQRLLSFIFREIWSEETDQTQRVQCLKKKFYFHFQDYVDLVILKASRNTDQLPAFFAVYNMETTEIVAFYQNAADELYLLFERFCDHFHATSINSMYMNFISSHSNNIHALEQLKSMKNKATSISQFVKKMLSSLPLNCQSMSPSPYFDQSLFRFDEKLISATDRPRQSTDHPIRFNSRRQGDILKFKIKTGPEFGSADGRSKKYSHFLFHPVWPLALSFIQPSLFLPPSAVNIHFRR
- the LOC107949219 gene encoding light-mediated development protein DET1 isoform X1, which translates into the protein MFKTNNVTSRIFERQIRTPAPGTSVHSARRFYENLVPSFTIYDVECPDHSFFKFTDDGQYFVCFSRNRQDLIVYRPTWLSFSCKGEDCDNNQELPPQVKRFESFFTQLYVKPLASCNELICKDFFLYMESNQFGIFATSTAQIQDARGTDGAILGVPSFEKITIHLFRLEDGFKLDEKVFHNDCVNLTHNMGAFLYDDLLAVVSLRYQTIHILQIRDSGNLVDVRAIGAYCREDDELFINSSSQLAGNRGDLVDNGTNHDQPNSNNSFLSGIKQRLLSFIFREIWSEETDQTQRVQCLKKKFYFHFQDYVDLVILKVQFLDRHHLLIKFGSVDVGASRNTDQLPAFFAVYNMETTEIVAFYQNAADELYLLFERFCDHFHATSINSMYMNFISSHSNNIHALEQLKSMKNKATSISQFVKKMLSSLPLNCQSMSPSPYFDQSLFRFDEKLISATDRPRQSTDHPIRFNSRRQGDILKFKIKTGPEFGSADGRSKKYSHFLFHPVWPLALSFIQPSLFLPPSAVNIHFRR
- the LOC107949219 gene encoding light-mediated development protein DET1 isoform X3 is translated as MFKTNNVTSRIFERQIRTPAPGTSVHSARRFYENLVPSFTIYDVECPDHSFFKFTDDGQYFVCFSRNRQDLIVYRPTWLSFSCKGEDCDNNQELPPQVKRFESFFTQLYVKPLASCNELICKDFFLYMESNQFGIFATSTAQIQDARGTDGAILGVPSFEKITIHLFRLEDGFKLDEKVFHNDCVNLTHNMGAFLYDDLLAVVSLRYQTIHILQIRDSGNLVDVRAIGAYCREDDELFINSSSQLAGNRGDLVDNGTNHDQPNSNNSFLSGIKQRLLSFIFREIWSEETDQTQRVQCLKKKFYFHFQDYVDLVILKVQFLDRHHLLIKFGSVDVGASRNTDQLPAFFAVYNMETTEIVAFYQNAADELYLLFERFCDHFHATSINSMYMNFISSHSNNIHALEQLKSMKNKATSISQDSARHDNALLDTISSIVF